In one Dermacentor albipictus isolate Rhodes 1998 colony unplaced genomic scaffold, USDA_Dalb.pri_finalv2 scaffold_11, whole genome shotgun sequence genomic region, the following are encoded:
- the LOC135914954 gene encoding uncharacterized protein isoform X1 codes for MLAESRDARRSIKLASVPGISTSTASESGADRVPRSTMPMDLSRRRRARGSVCEIEPWSGHLREYSAFLVSSYPSPCMTVNQLFSNLRHLVNIFSHCRVDHDKSCAASEIDGCFLLAQLSVRKGSRSIVNIELRELRPIRLALDSLCGRLVRVTCKIQSRHSLALVYFLLLEHLSIDFAELCTSSISQNQLFMQDGIQLSGNLRHGQISYSQLIDHPSKILIGTLRCPVTTIYMLEIMSVYFSSVGVYMLCELFVRCEALSMFVFLENGIDMPEAEAVIRCCAAHHSMTEVYIDELFATVDSCYGLKDLMRRNAAIDELVLSHRSRCTCRKPHGFAAFFAAVADPCAPIKTFDMREFESNNSDLRHFPCALNGIIKMEKPNVTCTAAAVGLQFSFDLFILHKPILADVHVSSCLAPVDNVGEITKEIGGQETLKKLSLSQVYLSGDTTLWPVDTLKVNLTEGFLRLGTEKQPGLANFSKQIGVRGRGSGAEFEGFYAVIDSLSAYLRKGRKTWQATFEAPVPLSWPQFNKPTSRPCGNAYLTRLAVRMATVIDCNLAVRLSVFAGCGYQREAPLALAAETSPSRTLLRDIGKSRSLCSLISSGWTFDYHAATTLSGVLCTTSTPNHLMSTAVLPQSGVFPLIKLSGFLETHCTVFSWIVYKQQDCEQNVFDVRDASPANLPLLQDAWWFVVPPCCNSKRAALGC; via the exons ATGCTCGCTGAATCACGAGACGCACGACGCAGCATCAAGCTCGCCTCCGTTCCAGGGATTTCGACTAGCACTGCGTCCGAATCTGGAGCCGATCGAGTTCCGCGGTCGACGATGCCGATGGACCTGAGTCGACGCCGACGCGCCAGAGGAAGC GTCTGCGAGATTGAACCGTGGAGTGGCCACCTGCGCGAGTACTCCGCGTTCCTGGTCAGCAGCTATCCCAGCCCGTGCATGACGGTCAACCAGTTGTTTTCCAACCTTCGCCACCTGGTGAACATCTTCAGCCATTGTCGGGTGGATCACGACAAGTCATGCGCGGCAAGCGAGATCGACGGCTGCTTCCTCCTTGCTCAGCTGTCCGTCCGGAAAGGATCCCGTTCCATCGTTAACATCGAGCTACGCGAACTGAGACCAATTCGGCTAGCCCTGGATTCCCTGTGTGGACGCCTGGTTCGTGTCACGTGCAAAATACAAAGCAGGCACTCGTTGGCGCTGGTCTACTTCCTGCTCCTGGAACACCTCTCCATTGACTTCGCGGAGCTCTGCACTTCGAGCATATCGCAAAACCAGCTTTTCATGCAGGACGGCATTCAGCTGAGCGGTAACCTAAGGCACGGCCAAATCAGCTACTCCCAGCTGATTGACCACCCATCGAAGATACTCATAGGCACACTGCGCTGCCCGGTGACCACGATCTACATGCTCGAGATCATGAGCGTGTACTTCTCGAGCGTTGGCGTGTACATGCTGTGCGAGCTGTTCGTCAGGTGTGAGGCCCTCTCCATGTTCGTCTTCCTCGAGAACGGGATCGACATGCCCGAGGCTGAGGCAGTCATACGCTGCTGCGCCGCGCACCATAGCATGACAGAGGTTTACATCGACGAGCTGTTCGCGACAGTCGACTCCTGCTACGGGCTGAAGGACCTGATGAGACGGAACGCAGCCATCGATGAGCTCGTGCTAAGCCACCGTTCACGTTGCACGTGCCGGAAaccgcacgggttcgcagcgttcTTCGCCGCCGTCGCCGATCCGTGCGCGCCGATCAAGACGTTCGACATGCGCGAATTCGAATCGAACAACTCGGACCTCCGGCACTTCCCCTGCGCGCTGAACGGCATCATCAAAATGGAGAAGCCTAATGTCACGTGCACTGCCGCCGCAGTGGGTCTCCAGTTTTCATTCGACCTTTTTATTTTGCACAAACCAATACTCGCCGATGTTCACGTCAGCAGCTGTCTGGCTCCCGTTGACAACGTGGGTGAAATCACGAAAGAGATCGGGGGTCAGGAGACGCTGAAGAAGCTGTCACTCAGCCAGGTATATCTTAGCGGCGACACCACCTTGTGGCCAGTAGACACCCTGAAGGTCAACTTGACGGAGGGTTTCCTGAGGCTGGGCACGGAAAAACAGCCGGGTCTGGCGAATTTCTCGAAGCAAATCGGCGTCAGAGGCCGCGGAAGCGGGGCCGAGTTCGAAGGATTCTACGCTGTGATTGACAGTCTCAGTGCCTATCTCCGAAAGGGTCGCAAGACCTGGCAAGCGACATTCGAAGCGCCCGTTCCACTTTCCTGGCCTCAGTTCAATAAACCCACCAGCCGACCATGTGGCAACGCCTACCTCACGCGTCTTGCGGTCCGGATGGCCACAGTCATCGACTGCAACCTGGCCGTTCGGCTGTCCGTGTTCGCCGGCTGTGGCTACCAGCGGGAagcaccgctggccctcgccgCGGAGACGTCGCCGTCTAGGACGCTGCTCAGAGACATCGGCAAGAGCCGCAGCCTCTGCTCCCTCATCTCCAGTGGCTGGACATTCGATTACCACGCGGCGACCACCTTAAGTGGCGTGCTATGCACTACGAGCACACCTAACCATCTCATGTCCACCGCGGTTTTGCCGCAATCTGGCGTCTTCCCTTTGATAAAGCTGTCGGGCTTCCTGGAAACCCACTGCACTGTCTTCAGCTGGATTGTCTACAAGCAGCAGGACTGTGAACAGAATGTATTCGACGTACGCGACGCGTCGCCAGCTAACCTGCCCCTGCTCCAGGACGCGTGGTGGTTCGTGGTGCCGCCCTGCTGCAATTCGAAGAGGGCTGCCCTGGGTTGCTAG
- the LOC135914954 gene encoding uncharacterized protein isoform X2, whose protein sequence is MTVNQLFSNLRHLVNIFSHCRVDHDKSCAASEIDGCFLLAQLSVRKGSRSIVNIELRELRPIRLALDSLCGRLVRVTCKIQSRHSLALVYFLLLEHLSIDFAELCTSSISQNQLFMQDGIQLSGNLRHGQISYSQLIDHPSKILIGTLRCPVTTIYMLEIMSVYFSSVGVYMLCELFVRCEALSMFVFLENGIDMPEAEAVIRCCAAHHSMTEVYIDELFATVDSCYGLKDLMRRNAAIDELVLSHRSRCTCRKPHGFAAFFAAVADPCAPIKTFDMREFESNNSDLRHFPCALNGIIKMEKPNVTCTAAAVGLQFSFDLFILHKPILADVHVSSCLAPVDNVGEITKEIGGQETLKKLSLSQVYLSGDTTLWPVDTLKVNLTEGFLRLGTEKQPGLANFSKQIGVRGRGSGAEFEGFYAVIDSLSAYLRKGRKTWQATFEAPVPLSWPQFNKPTSRPCGNAYLTRLAVRMATVIDCNLAVRLSVFAGCGYQREAPLALAAETSPSRTLLRDIGKSRSLCSLISSGWTFDYHAATTLSGVLCTTSTPNHLMSTAVLPQSGVFPLIKLSGFLETHCTVFSWIVYKQQDCEQNVFDVRDASPANLPLLQDAWWFVVPPCCNSKRAALGC, encoded by the coding sequence ATGACGGTCAACCAGTTGTTTTCCAACCTTCGCCACCTGGTGAACATCTTCAGCCATTGTCGGGTGGATCACGACAAGTCATGCGCGGCAAGCGAGATCGACGGCTGCTTCCTCCTTGCTCAGCTGTCCGTCCGGAAAGGATCCCGTTCCATCGTTAACATCGAGCTACGCGAACTGAGACCAATTCGGCTAGCCCTGGATTCCCTGTGTGGACGCCTGGTTCGTGTCACGTGCAAAATACAAAGCAGGCACTCGTTGGCGCTGGTCTACTTCCTGCTCCTGGAACACCTCTCCATTGACTTCGCGGAGCTCTGCACTTCGAGCATATCGCAAAACCAGCTTTTCATGCAGGACGGCATTCAGCTGAGCGGTAACCTAAGGCACGGCCAAATCAGCTACTCCCAGCTGATTGACCACCCATCGAAGATACTCATAGGCACACTGCGCTGCCCGGTGACCACGATCTACATGCTCGAGATCATGAGCGTGTACTTCTCGAGCGTTGGCGTGTACATGCTGTGCGAGCTGTTCGTCAGGTGTGAGGCCCTCTCCATGTTCGTCTTCCTCGAGAACGGGATCGACATGCCCGAGGCTGAGGCAGTCATACGCTGCTGCGCCGCGCACCATAGCATGACAGAGGTTTACATCGACGAGCTGTTCGCGACAGTCGACTCCTGCTACGGGCTGAAGGACCTGATGAGACGGAACGCAGCCATCGATGAGCTCGTGCTAAGCCACCGTTCACGTTGCACGTGCCGGAAaccgcacgggttcgcagcgttcTTCGCCGCCGTCGCCGATCCGTGCGCGCCGATCAAGACGTTCGACATGCGCGAATTCGAATCGAACAACTCGGACCTCCGGCACTTCCCCTGCGCGCTGAACGGCATCATCAAAATGGAGAAGCCTAATGTCACGTGCACTGCCGCCGCAGTGGGTCTCCAGTTTTCATTCGACCTTTTTATTTTGCACAAACCAATACTCGCCGATGTTCACGTCAGCAGCTGTCTGGCTCCCGTTGACAACGTGGGTGAAATCACGAAAGAGATCGGGGGTCAGGAGACGCTGAAGAAGCTGTCACTCAGCCAGGTATATCTTAGCGGCGACACCACCTTGTGGCCAGTAGACACCCTGAAGGTCAACTTGACGGAGGGTTTCCTGAGGCTGGGCACGGAAAAACAGCCGGGTCTGGCGAATTTCTCGAAGCAAATCGGCGTCAGAGGCCGCGGAAGCGGGGCCGAGTTCGAAGGATTCTACGCTGTGATTGACAGTCTCAGTGCCTATCTCCGAAAGGGTCGCAAGACCTGGCAAGCGACATTCGAAGCGCCCGTTCCACTTTCCTGGCCTCAGTTCAATAAACCCACCAGCCGACCATGTGGCAACGCCTACCTCACGCGTCTTGCGGTCCGGATGGCCACAGTCATCGACTGCAACCTGGCCGTTCGGCTGTCCGTGTTCGCCGGCTGTGGCTACCAGCGGGAagcaccgctggccctcgccgCGGAGACGTCGCCGTCTAGGACGCTGCTCAGAGACATCGGCAAGAGCCGCAGCCTCTGCTCCCTCATCTCCAGTGGCTGGACATTCGATTACCACGCGGCGACCACCTTAAGTGGCGTGCTATGCACTACGAGCACACCTAACCATCTCATGTCCACCGCGGTTTTGCCGCAATCTGGCGTCTTCCCTTTGATAAAGCTGTCGGGCTTCCTGGAAACCCACTGCACTGTCTTCAGCTGGATTGTCTACAAGCAGCAGGACTGTGAACAGAATGTATTCGACGTACGCGACGCGTCGCCAGCTAACCTGCCCCTGCTCCAGGACGCGTGGTGGTTCGTGGTGCCGCCCTGCTGCAATTCGAAGAGGGCTGCCCTGGGTTGCTAG